Proteins encoded by one window of Microcebus murinus isolate Inina chromosome 2, M.murinus_Inina_mat1.0, whole genome shotgun sequence:
- the CPLANE2 gene encoding ciliogenesis and planar polarity effector 2, whose protein sequence is MARPPAPGSVIAPAWHKSAQGKEYLACILRKNRRRVFGLLERPVLPPPVAIDTASYKIFVSGKSGVGKTAMVAKLAGLEVPVVHHETTGIQTTVVFWPAKLQASNCVIMFRFEFWDCGESALKKFDHMLPACKENTDAFLFLFSFTDRTSFEDLPGQLARVAGEAPGVVKMVIGSKFDQYMHTDVPERDLTAFRQAWELPLLRVKSVPGRRLADGRTLDGRAGLADVAHVLNGLAEQLWHQDQVTAGLLPNPLENSPR, encoded by the exons ATGGCCAGACCTCCTGCGCCCGGCTCAGTGATTGCCCCAGCCTGGCATAAGAGTGCCCAGGGCAAGGAGTACCTGGCCTGCATCTTGCGCAAGAACCGCCGGCGGGTCTTTG GGCTGCTTGAGCGGCCAGTGCTGCCCCCACCTGTGGCCATCGACACTGCCAGCTACAAGATCTTCGTGTCTGGGAAGAGTGGTGTGGGCAAGACGGCAATGGTGGCCAAGTTGGCTGGCCTGGAGGTGCCCGTGGTACACCATGAGACCACTG GCATCCAGACCACCGTGGTATTTTGGCCGGCCAAGCTGCAGGCCAGCAACTGTGTCATCATGTTCCGCTTTGAGTTCTGGGACTGCGGGGAGTCTGCGCTCAAAAAGTTCGACCACATGCTCCCG GCCTGCAAGGAGAACACAgatgccttcctcttcctcttctccttcacGGACCGCACCTCCTTCGAAGACCTCCCTGGGCAGCTGGCCCGTGTCGCAGGCGAGGCCCCAGGTGTTGTCAAGATGGTCATCGGCTCCAA ATTCGACCAGTACATGCACACAGATGTGCCGGAGCGTGACCTCACGGCCTTCCGGCAGGCCTGGGAGCTGCCCCTGCTGCGGGTGAAGAGTGTGCCGGGGCGGCGGCTGGCTGATGGGCGCACGCTGGACGGGCGGGCTGGGCTGGCCGACGTTGCCCACGTGCTCAATGGCCTTGCTGAGCAACTGTGGCACCAGGACCAAGTGACAGCTGGCCTGCTTCCCAACCCCCTAGAGAACTCCCCCAGGTGA